One window from the genome of Saccharomyces mikatae IFO 1815 strain IFO1815 genome assembly, chromosome: 2 encodes:
- the UBS1 gene encoding Ubs1p (similar to Saccharomyces cerevisiae UBS1 (YBR165W); ancestral locus Anc_8.596): MAYSLTRKLLKDWKYLMRHPEKTQGLFHVRPHDSDLHLWHVVLYEPRTSLEVYLLLYIGGVDQDPYIIMKCLSPNSCFPMNRTVSMTHLNHLLLKDLGLQDLLSHIWQPLFHIQLTGDLQYTPSVVKFNKAWNRIIYKDFKSYFPELTGTLQSGDYSIVKSYIKNHSISNSNSNTVHEFISFYNAQNHSFHSQDNNKNSHSNSSIANTSISSNFSNNSNSKKAHTYSTIDFMTRKLLACDDDDIHSVVSPKKSRTSSFLEELNDNGNNEHHTKRKRT; encoded by the coding sequence ATGGCTTACTCATTAACCAGGAAGCTGCTAAAGGACTGGAAGTATCTTATGCGCCATCCCGAGAAGACCCAAGGCCTATTTCATGTAAGGCCACATGATTCGGACTTACATCTTTGGCATGTGGTATTGTACGAACCTAGGACTTCTTTGGAAGTTTACCTACTGCTCTATATCGGAGGAGTTGACCAGGATCCGTATATCATCATGAAATGTTTGTCTCCAAATTCTTGCTTTCCGATGAATAGGACAGTTTCGATGACGCATTTGAACCATCTTTTATTGAAAGACTTGGGACTGCAAGATTTACTTTCCCATATATGGCAACcactttttcatattcaacTAACAGGCGATTTGCAGTATACACCTTCGGTGGTGAAATTTAATAAAGCGTGGAATAGGATCATTTATAAGGATTTTAAGTCTTATTTTCCAGAGTTGACAGGCACTCTGCAATCGGGTGACTATTCTATAGTGAAGAGCTATATTAAAAATCATAGTATTAGTAATAGTAATAGTAATACTGTTCATGAATTCATATCATTCTACAACGCTCAAAATCATAGCTTTCACTCACAGgacaacaacaagaattcTCACAGTAACAGCAGCATAGCCAATACCAGTATATCATCTAATTTTAGTAACAATAGCAATAGCAAAAAAGCACATACCTACAGCACCATCGACTTCATGACCAGAAAACTACTAGCATGTGATGACGACGATATTCATTCAGTCGTTAGTCCTAAAAAGTCAAGAACATCGTCATTTTTGGAGGAATTGAATGATAATGGAAATAATGAGCATCAcacaaagagaaaaagaacctAA
- the POP7 gene encoding ribonuclease P/MRP protein subunit POP7 (similar to Saccharomyces cerevisiae POP7 (YBR167C); ancestral locus Anc_8.593), producing the protein MVLKSNTNNHPCKRVKKHPSLKTLTHKQIHTTIFVKSTTPYVSALKRINKFLDGVHKHGSSYVAVLGMGKAVEKTLALGCHFQDNKNKRIEVFTKTIEVLDEVVIQDHVDIETENDVEDDDKETQLKKRTVSGVELRIYV; encoded by the coding sequence ATGGTACTTAAATCAAATACTAATAATCATCCTTGCAAGCGAGTTAAGAAACATCCATCGTTAAAGACCCTAACGCATAAGCAAATACATACAACGATCTTCGTTAAGTCGACAACACCATATGTAAGTGCGCTGAAAAGAATCAATAAGTTCCTCGATGGTGTCCATAAGCACGGATCATCGTATGTTGCGGTTTTAGGTATGGGTAAAGCTGTCGAAAAGACGCTGGCATTAGGATGTCATTTCCAAGataacaagaacaagagaATAGAAGTTTTCACTAAAACTATAGAGGTCCTCGATGAAGTAGTAATTCAAGACCATGTGGATATCGAAACTGAGAATGAtgttgaagatgatgataagGAAACCCAGCTCAAGAAAAGGACAGTGAGCGGCGTAGAGTTGCGTATTTACGTATAA
- the PEX32 gene encoding Pex32p (similar to Saccharomyces cerevisiae PEX32 (YBR168W); ancestral locus Anc_8.592): MDTNSKFKVQSEHKKIQAKFIHNHGQKPSLIQVTSPMISSTLFHAYPLLLLIDNLLANIMWLSDDKCLTFIYLASVWLTINVFIPNETEVNHILPYAKILRLWIGIISGAFLFLSFMYYIVSLISSLEDTEPPTLDEIVVLLESVLGKLEVLKNELNVWKKLKLSINGVSEKCSNKRLFCRLFLLGTISQIFIMRYISVGAYVRFFIIAGLVYHSTSVQATLRLLWRFTPVRNFYHLGFKSFTTSNWLPNRLNMEQIISLSQEEAITVPLVDVLPRLLQDREGEDHIRILQLLLNEQKDNFDNQDLKILEIEVQENQRKWHRSKNWSTQLLPYERQNFSIEIKDTDGSFIMKSCLSTKELGEEDLPDNWRWINDDWDETDWVYSDSVWKEIGQYSSSECFTRSRRWTRRLFHL; the protein is encoded by the coding sequence atggaCACAAATTCTAAATTCAAAGTGCAGAgtgaacataaaaaaatccaGGCGAAATTTATTCATAATCATGGACAAAAGCCCTCCCTTATTCAAGTCACATCTCCAATGATTTCTAGTACTCTATTTCATGCGTATCCATTATTGTTACTAATCGATAATCTACTGGCTAATATAATGTGGTTATCTGACGATAAATGTTTGACATTTATCTATTTAGCGAGCGTGTGGTTAACCATAAATGTTTTTATCCCAAATGAAACGGAGGTAAATCATATTCTACCATATGCAAAGATTTTAAGATTATGGATAGGTATTATTAGCGGggcatttctttttttgtcattCATGTATTATATTGTATCATTAATAAGCTCATTGGAAGACACCGAACCTCCTACGTTGGATGAAATTGTCGTGCTACTAGAGTCTGTACTGGGTAAATTAGAAGTtctaaaaaatgaactgaATGTCTGGAAAAAACTAAAGCTTTCTATTAATGGAGTCAGTGAAAAGTGTTCCAATAAGAGGTTATTTTGTAGATTATTTCTATTGGGTACAATTTCTCAAATTTTTATCATGAGATACATATCAGTGGGGGCCTATGTTagattcttcattattgcTGGGTTGGTATACCACTCGACTAGTGTTCAAGCGACTTTAAGGTTACTTTGGAGATTTACCCCTGttagaaatttttatcACTTGGGGTTTAAAAGTTTTACAACTTCGAATTGGTTACCAAATCGCTTAAATATGGAACaaataatttctttatctcaAGAAGAAGCGATCACAGTACCGTTGGTAGACGTATTACCTAGATTACTTCAAGACAGAGAAGGTGAGGATCACATCCGTATTTTACAACTTCTGCTtaatgaacaaaaagatAACTTTGACAATCAAGACCTCAAAATATTGGAAATTGAGGTACAGGAAAATCAGAGAAAGTGGCATCGAAGTAAAAACTGGAGTACGCAATTACTACCCTATGAAAGGCAAAACTTTTCCATAGAAATCAAGGATACTGATGGATCGTTTATCATGAAAAGCTGTTTGTCAACAAAGGAACttggtgaagaagatttaCCCGATAACTGGCGTTGGATTAACGACGACTGGGATGAAACTGATTGGGTATATTCTGACTCAGTATGGAAAGAAATCGGGCAATATAGCTCTTCAGAATGTTTTACCAGGTCAAGGAGATGGACACGACGCCTCTTTCATTTATGA
- the SSE2 gene encoding adenyl-nucleotide exchange factor SSE2 (similar to Saccharomyces cerevisiae SSE2 (YBR169C) and SSE1 (YPL106C); ancestral locus Anc_8.590), with translation MSTPFGLDLGNNNSVLAVARNRGIDVVVNEVSNRSTPSLVGFGPRNRYLGESGKTKQTSNVKNTVENLKRIIGLKFKDPEFDIESKFFTSKLVQMKNGKIGAEVKFGGKTHIFSATQLTAMLIDKVKHTVQQETKSSITDVCLAVPVWYSEEQRYNIADAARIAGLNPVRIVNDVTAAAVSYGVFKNDLPGPEEKPRIVGFVDIGHSTYTCSIIAFLKGEMKVLGTAYDKHFGGRDFDRAITEHFADQFKDKYKIDIRQNPKAYNRILIAAEKLKKVLSANTTAPFSVESVMDDIDVSSQLSREELEELVKPLLERVTDPIFNALSQAKLTVNDIDFVEIIGGTTRIPILKKSISDAFGKPLSSTLNQDEAVAKGAAFICAIHSPTLRVRPFKFEDIDLHSVSYTWDKQAEEEDHLEVFPANSSYPSTKLITLHRTGDFHMEARYTDPSKLPKGTSSTIAKWKFTGVNVPKGQNFVPVKVKLRCDPSGLHIIENAYTLEDITVQEPVPLPEDAPEDTEPQFKEVTKTVKKDMLGMTAETFALNPVELNELIEKENELTNQDKLVAETEERKNTLEEYIYTLRAKLDDEYSDFASDAEKKKLKKMLTNTEDWLYEDGEDSTKAKYIAKYEELASLGNVIRGRYLANEEEKRQALRANQEISQMNDLTEKLAEQRKAEAVSDDDDEDNDENMDLD, from the coding sequence atgaGCACACCATTTGGCTTGGATTTAGGTAACAATAATTCGGTACTGGCTGTTGCTAGAAATAGGGGTATTGACGTGGTTGTTAATGAGGTATCTAACAGGTCAACACCATCCTTGGTTGGCTTTGGCCCTAGGAACAGGTATTTAGGTGAATCTGGGAAGACTAAACAAACGTCGAATGTTAAAAACACAGTTGAAAACCTAAAAAGAATCATTGGTCTGAAGTTCAAGGATCCTGAATTCGATATAGAGAGCAAGTTTTTCACTTCAAAGTTGGtgcaaatgaaaaatggtAAAATTGGCGCTGAAGTCAAGTTCGGCGGTAAAACACATATATTTTCAGCTACCCAGTTAACTGCCATGCTCATCGATAAAGTTAAGCATACTGTCCAGCAGGAAACGAAATCATCAATTACCGATGTTTGTCTTGCGGTTCCTGTATGGTATTCTGAAGAACAACGTTATAACATTGCGGATGCTGCTAGAATTGCAGGATTAAATCCTGTAAGAATCGTTAATGATGTTACCGCAGCTGCAGTTTCGTATGGTGTTTTTAAGAATGATCTGCCTGGTCCTGAAGAGAAGCCAAGAATTGTTGGCTTCGTGGACATTGGGCACTCTACCTATACCTGCTCTATCATAGCATTCCTCAAAGGTGAAATGAAAGTACTGGGTACTGCTTATGACAAACACTTTGGGGGTAGGGATTTCGATCGTGCAATCACGGAACATTTTGCTGATCAATTTAAGGATAAGTACAAGATTGACATTAGGCAAAACCCAAAAGCTTACAACAGGATCTTGATTGCtgctgaaaaattgaaaaaagtgcTTTCCGCTAACACTACTGCCCCTTTCTCCGTTGAATCTGTTATGGACGATATCGATGTTTCCTCTCAGTTGAGTCGTGAAGAACTGGAAGAATTAGTAAAGCCTTTGTTAGAACGTGTGACGGATCCGATATTCAATGCCTTATCTCAGGCTAAGTTGACCGTCAACGATATTGACTTCGTAGAAATAATTGGCGGCACGACACGTATTCcgattttgaagaagtcCATTTCTGATGCTTTTGGTAAACCTTTGTCGTCTACTCTAAACCAAGATGAAGCTGTTGCTAAAGGAGCCGCTTTCATATGTGCCATCCATTCACCTACTTTAAGGGTGAGACCATTCAAgtttgaagatattgatcTGCATTCAGTGTCTTACACTTGGGATAAACAGgctgaagaagaggatCACTTGGAAGTGTTTCCTGCTAATTCTTCATATCCATCGACAAAATTAATCACTTTACATCGTACTGGCGACTTCCACATGGAAGCGAGATACACTGATCCTTCAAAACTACCAAAAGGTACATCTTCGACTATTGCCAAGTGGAAATTTACGGGAGTTAATGTTCCTAAAGGTCAAAATTTTGTTCCTGTGAAGGTGAAGTTGAGGTGTGACCCTTCCGGCTTGCATATTATCGAGAACGCTTACACACTAGAAGATATAACGGTTCAGGAGCCAGTACCTTTACCGGAGGATGCACCAGAAGACACTGAGCCCCAGTTTAAGGAAGTAACTAAAACAGTCAAGAAGGATATGCTAGGCATGACAGCGGAAACCTTTGCGCTAAATCCAGTTGAACTGAATGAattaattgaaaaagagaatgaaTTAACAAACCAAGATAAATTGGTCGCAGAAACCGAGGAACGCAAGAATACTCTCGAAGAGTATATTTATACTCTTCGTGCCAAACTTGATGACGAATATTCTGATTTTGCATCTGatgcagaaaagaaaaaactaaagaaaatgttaaCTAACACTGAAGATTGGTTATACGAGGATGGTGAAGATTCCACTAAGGCAAAGTACATTGCCAAATATGAGGAATTGGCATCGTTAGGAAACGTTATCAGAGGCAGGTATTTAGCAAATgaggaagagaaaagacAGGCACTGAGAGCgaatcaagaaatttccCAAATGAATGATCTCACTGAAAAATTGGCCgaacaaagaaaagcagAAGCTGTgagtgatgatgacgatgaagacaatgatgaaaatatgGACCTTGATTAA
- the TYR1 gene encoding prephenate dehydrogenase (NADP(+)) (similar to Saccharomyces cerevisiae TYR1 (YBR166C); ancestral locus Anc_8.595) has protein sequence MASQEKIKQWKATKVIGIIGLGDMGLLYANKFSDAGWKVICCDREEFYDELKEKHASAKFELVKNGHLVSRKSDYIIYSVEASNISKIVAMYGPSSKVGTIVGGQTSCKLPEIEAFEQYLPKDCDIITVHSLHGPKVNTEGQPLVVINHRSQYPESFEFVNSVMSCLKSKQVYLTYEEHDKITADTQAVTHAAFLSMGSAWAKIKLYPWTLGINKWYGGLENVKVNISLRIYSNKWHVYAGLAITNPSAHQQILQYATSATELFSLMIDNREQELTDRLLKAKQFVFGKHTGLLLLDDTILEKYSLSKNNIGDNTNSKPLPNSHLSLLAIVDSWFQLGIDPYDHMICSTPLFRIFLGVSEYLFLKPGLLKQTIDAAIHDKSFIKDDLEFVISAREWSSVVSFANFEIYKKQFQSVQKFFEPMLPEANRIGNEMIKTILSHSKERLPVEK, from the coding sequence atggcGTCTCAGGAAAAGATCAAGCAATGGAAGGCCACTAAAGTTATAGGTATAATTGGTCTAGGAGATATGGGCTTATTATATGCCAATAAGTTTTCAGACGCTGGATGGAAAGTTATATGTTGTGATAGGGAAGAATTTtatgatgaattgaaagaaaagcatGCTTCTGCCAAATTTGAACTTGTGAAAAATGGACATTTAGTATCTAGAAAGAGTGACTACATCATTTATAGTGTTGAAGCATCTAATATTAGTAAGATTGTCGCGATGTATGGCCCATCTTCGAAAGTTGGAACAATTGTAGGGGGACAAACAAGCTGTAAACTGCCTGAGATCGAGGCATTTGAACAGTATTTACCAAAAGATTGTGATATTATTACTGTACATTCTCTTCACGGACCTAAAGTCAATACTGAAGGTCAACCATTAGTTGTTATCAATCACAGATCACAGTATCCTGAGTCTTTTGAGTTCGTTAACTCTGTGATGTCATGTTTGAAGAGTAAGCAAGTTTATTTAACATATGAAGAGCATGACAAGATTACAGCAGACACACAAGCTGTGACACATGCCGCTTTTTTGAGTATGGGATCTGCCTGGGCAAAGATAAAGCTTTATCCTTGGACTCTTGGTATAAACAAATGGTACGGGGGTCTAGAAAACGTAAAAGTTAATATCTCTCTAAGAATATATTCCAATAAATGGCACGTTTACGCAGGATTGGCCATAACAAATCCAAGTGCGCATCaacaaattcttcaatatgCCACAAGTGCAACAGAACTATTTAGTTTAATGATAGATAACAGAGAACAAGAACTTACCGATAGATTATTGAAAGCTAAGCAATTTGTATTCGGAAAACATACCGGTCTCTTATTGCTGGATGATACAATTTTGGAGAAATATTCGCTATCCAAAAACAATATCGGTGACAACACCAATTCCAAGCCATTGCCAAATTCGCATTTATCATTGTTAGCGATTGTTGATTCGTGGTTTCAACTTGGCATTGATCCATATGATCATATGATTTGCTCCACGCCGCTGTTCAGAATTTTCCTGGGTGTATCAGagtatctttttttaaagcCTGGCCTATTAAAGCAGACAATAGATGCAGCCATTCATGACAAATCATTCATAAAAGACGATTTAGAATTTGTTATCTCAGCTAGGGAATGGAGTTCAGTTGTGTCATTTgctaattttgaaatatacaaaaagcAATTTCAGAgtgttcaaaaatttttcgaaCCAATGCTTCCAGAGGCCAACCGCATTGGTAATGAGATGATTAAGACCATTTTGAGCCATTCTAAAGAACGTTTACCTGTGGAAAAGTAG
- the ARL1 gene encoding Arf family GTPase ARL1 (similar to Saccharomyces cerevisiae ARL1 (YBR164C); ancestral locus Anc_8.597) translates to MGNIFSSMFDKLWGSNKELRILILGLDGAGKTTILYRLQIGEVVTTKPTIGFNVETLSYKNLKLNVWDLGGQTSIRPYWRCYYADTAAVIFVVDSTDKDRMSTASKELHLMLQEEELQDAALLVFANKQDQPGALSASEVSKELNLVELKDRSWSIVASSAIKGEGITEGLDWLIDVIKEEQL, encoded by the coding sequence ATGGGTAACATTTTTAGTTCGATGTTCGACAAACTATGGGGTTCGAACAAAGAATTGCgtattttgattttggGGTTGGATGGTGCCGGTAAAACCACCATTTTATATCGTTTACAAATTGGTGAAGTGGTCACTACAAAGCCAACCATTGGTTTTAATGTGGAGACGCTAAGCtataaaaacttgaaattGAATGTTTGGGATCTTGGTGGTCAAACAAGTATCAGGCCCTACTGGAGATGTTACTATGCAGACACAGCTGCAGTTATATTTGTGGTTGATTCCACCGATAAAGATCGTATGTCTACGGCCTCTAAAGAGCTGCATTTAATGCTAcaggaagaagaactacAAGATGCTGCACTATTAGTTTTCGCAAATAAACAAGATCAGCCAGGTGCATTAAGTGCAAGCGAAGTGTCTAAGGAATTAAATCTTGTAGAGTTAAAGGACAGGAGTTGGTCCATTGTAGCCTCAAGTGCGATTAAAGGTGAAGGTATTACAGAAGGTTTAGATTGGCTGATTGATGTTATAAAAGAGGAACAATTATAA
- the EXO5 gene encoding Exo5p (similar to Saccharomyces cerevisiae EXO5 (YBR163W); ancestral locus Anc_8.518) codes for MLNRVLTNKYGFLVHLRRFVHLNDKSFDGASKLSSKKCHTHDVSICNASSILNDSDIDRINNLSFFNNISTTKETDTKEGALLNEKLANVIKLFGMDSENPEFLNYRFPRGLEKPYTDIQLNQLKKERLSVTQLCTTQNWCELRNFYDFYSQNWSNRLLNLKSQVQTGKRIHKSLEDETHPEFNQYNSFIHDFLSLTKLSMNIEDDMDALLDNWFNSISRLISLFTKGNGHAREIICHGFINFQDSKLVRSFPNNINDTKENVLISGIIDHLTLRSKHSHQVQKRSTHLDTKNQSWGSILAELLLDMENLKSNNEIVISDIKTRSIPKLPSIRSVIESSKLQTMYYKFFLFHLSQDMTQTYHSFLSNAQRRGLDLDAPINSTKVLTFILTNPLFANDVKSLLYGQPINHVSFDNDTGIKDCSIFDMTAFNDLLDRGPTSFILPTEQEEDDLEPVGRVSLHDYKDFFTKWKTPLTLKYFAARLSQIYYIVGKLVSNDLMIEYYYHNDNFHNILFPYDSLKLETHAHDSAMVWFGHRDMNPPEPTQKNFNTYCKFCDYRHVCSWKNKNELKLNDLGNELKKIILELSKN; via the coding sequence ATGCTAAACCGCGTACTTACTAATAAATATGGATTTTTAGTTCATCTTAGGAGATTTGTTCATTTGAACGATAAATCTTTTGATGGAGCATCCAAATTGTCTTCCAAAAAGTGTCATACCCACGATGTTTCAATTTGTAATGCGAGCAGTATTCTAAATGACTCGGATATTGATAGAATTAATAATCTGtcattcttcaataacatCAGTACGACAAAAGAGACAGATACTAAGGAAGGCGCATTGctgaatgaaaaattggcaAATGTTATAAAATTGTTTGGAATGGATTCTGAAAATCCTGAGTTTTTGAATTACAGGTTCCCTAGAGGCCTAGAAAAGCCATATACTGATATTCAATTAAACCAgctaaagaaagaaagattgTCTGTCACACAATTATGTACCACGCAAAATTGGTGCGAACTAAGAAATTTCTATGATTTCTATTCGCAGAATTGGTCGAATCGGTTACTGAACTTAAAATCCCAGGTACAGACTGGTAAGAGGATCCACAAGTCATTGGAAGACGAGACGCACCCAGAATTTAATCAATATAATAGTTTTATTCacgattttctttcattgaCTAAATTGAGTATGAATATTGAAGACGATATGGATGCTTTATTAGACAACTGGTTTAATTCTATTAGTAGGTTAATTTCGTTATTCACCAAAGGCAACGGTCATGCAAGAGAAATAATTTGTCATGGATTCATCAATTTCCAAGATTCAAAGTTGGTAAGGAGTTTTCCAAACAATATTAATGacacaaaagaaaatgtatTAATATCCGGTATTATTGATCACTTGACTCTTAGAAGTAAGCATAGTCACCAAGTGCAGAAACGCTCGACGCATCTTGATACAAAAAACCAAAGTTGGGGTAGCATCCTTGCTGAATTACTATTAGACATGGAAAACCTAAAATCTAATAACGAAATTGTTATCTCTGATATCAAAACGAGGTCAATACCCAAACTTCCTTCCATTCGATCGGTTATAGAATCATCTAAATTACAGACGATGTACTATaagttttttctcttccatCTTAGTCAAGACATGACGCAGACCTACCACAGCTTTTTAAGTAACGCCCAGAGAAGAGGGCTCGATCTCGATGCCCCTATAAACTCCACTAAAGTCTTAACTTTTATATTAACAAACCCGCTTTTTGCTAATGATGTAAAGAGCCTCCTGTATGGACAACCAATAAACCACGTTTCCTTTGATAATGATACTGGCATCAAAGACTGCAGTATATTCGACATGACAGCGTTCAATGATTTGCTAGACCGAGGACCCACATCTTTCATTTTGCCAACAGAGCAGGAAGAAGACGACCTGGAGCCAGTAGGACGTGTATCTTTGCATGACTATAAGGATTTTTTTACGAAATGGAAGACTCCTCTAACTCTTAAGTATTTCGCAGCAAGATTGTCACAGatttattatattgttGGTAAACTCGTTTCGAATGACCTAATGATCgaatattattatcataaCGATAACTTTCACAACATCCTCTTCCCATACGATTCACTGAAATTAGAAACACATGCTCATGATTCTGCAATGGTATGGTTTGGCCATAGAGATATGAATCCACCTGAACCcactcaaaaaaattttaacaCTTATTGTAAATTTTGTGATTACAGACACGTTTGCTCctggaaaaataaaaacgaATTGAAACTCAATGACCTAGGgaatgaattgaaaaagataatTCTTGAATTGAGTAAGAATTGA